CTgggccctgtcaccaccagaagagGCTCAccattggcagggataggaCCGGCAGAGCATCAGGCAAATAACTTCTTGAACGATGAGtacaaagaggggagagggccGACCACAGGCGCTGGCACCTCCGGATGCATCTCGACTTCGTGCGCAGCGCGCATTAGCATTCAAAGTCGTTCCGAGGCCTCTCgtcgctctccctttcacccCAAGGCTACACGCCGAGTTTGAAGGTGCCGCGTCTGTGCAGGACACGTTCCCACTTTCATGAGTGGGGGTAGTCGCCTCTCGAACGCTCAAGGAGGGAGTtcggaagggaaaagaaagtgCTACCAACATGCTCGAGGGGGTTGCCCCTGTTTAGCCTCCGGGGCTCAGTGTGAGGACTCGCTCGCACGACGGCTTCAACTCGGTATCCGATGCTCGCATGCATGGTTGCGCTTGCAGAGGCTGCGAGTGCAGCTGAGCAATTGAGTGTTATCGCAGGTAGGAGCGCTGGGCCTCTAAGTTGTTGGTCTGCACGGCACGTCTGATGTCCTCGTGCGACCACGCGACGTTAAACGCATTGGCGCCGTGCAGCTCtgggggtgctgcagcagcgttgccTTGTGGtacgccgcctccaccataCGCACCCCCAGAAGAGTATGGCAAGAGTTGCTGATACGAAGCGCTTGGTGGGTGCTCGCCATTTGGGACTTGCGGCAATTCCTGTGCGTCTAGTGGCGGGGGACGCGCTCTGCGCCGCAACTCGCTCGAAGGCGTCTGTCCATCCCCGACGCCATCTCCACTaccgagcagctccgccacgtgATCTCGGTTGCAGTTCCGAACCGGAGGCTCTTGTCGTCGTCTCACCTCTTCTTGAGCTGGTCTTGACGGAGATGGAAGCGGTGTTGGTGAAAGAGTGCCAACACCGTTGGGTCCGGTGCCAAAGGATGGCAACGCCTGGTGCGTTATGGGGTTTACTCTGCTCTTGGCCGCGCCATAGCCAGCGAGGGCAGAGTAGTTTCTCAGACgaggctgtggcggcggcacctgAAAGTGGGTGTCAGGCAGCTCTTTCCAGTCATACTCGAGTGTCTTCAGGTTGTACTGATTCGGCTTCCCGCACACCTCCTCTGTTCTCTTTAGCGGCATTGCCTCGCGTAGaagtggggggtgggggggcgagagagggggagggggagaaacaACGCACCCTGAGAGTTGGTAGCTGATGGTTCCGTGCTATACGTGAGTGTATGCATGTCTCTGCTCGTGAGGAACAGAGGTGTAGGGAGCTCGGGTGCACTACTAGGGGAatggggagggaaaagagagcgcgcagGTGACTGTTCAACCTGTAGAACGCTCGCTGGCCCGCTGTTGCTACCCTTTGCGACTGG
This genomic interval from Leishmania panamensis strain MHOM/PA/94/PSC-1 chromosome 16 sequence contains the following:
- a CDS encoding hypothetical protein (TriTrypDB/GeneDB-style sysID: LpmP.16.0160), translating into MPLKRTEEVCGKPNQYNLKTLEYDWKELPDTHFQVPPPQPRLRNYSALAGYGAAKSRVNPITHQALPSFGTGPNGVGTLSPTPLPSPSRPAQEEVRRRQEPPVRNCNRDHVAELLGSGDGVGDGQTPSSELRRRARPPPLDAQELPQVPNGEHPPSASYQQLLPYSSGGAYGGGGVPQGNAAAAPPELHGANAFNVAWSHEDIRRAVQTNNLEAQRSYLR